Proteins from one Gimesia maris genomic window:
- a CDS encoding sulfotransferase family protein: MTKPQEKNSGSTQGPFCVWSGIGFTNFVKLMSLRPRIRWSGLGRLISSGILSVSNSFFSMLENLIYSRKVKKTQLEPPVFIIGHWRSGTTLLHNLMSKDDQFIYPNMGAMLFPSHFLLTERVLKHVVKHLLPKQRPMDNMPVTWDLPQEDETSIMLLHLMSPYLAITFSDQPEVYNRYYELDQLTPRETSIWKKTFLYFMKKLTYKAGANKHILLKSPTHTFRIPFLLEMFPDARFVYIYRDPYKVYNSTLHLRKTMFGDNGFAPLDMEKLEEDMSNIYVNHLNVYERDRKIVPEGQLHEVRFEDLEEDPVGELRKVYEHLNLSGFEGLEQNMQPYLKDQKSYKKNKYEMDAAQEKKIYERWQKAFEMFGYERLPSESLVQKARVAS; the protein is encoded by the coding sequence ATGACTAAACCCCAGGAAAAGAACAGTGGATCGACTCAAGGCCCTTTTTGTGTCTGGTCTGGAATCGGATTCACAAATTTTGTCAAACTGATGAGCCTGCGACCCAGGATTCGCTGGTCAGGTCTGGGGCGACTCATATCTTCGGGTATCTTGAGCGTGTCCAATTCCTTTTTCAGCATGCTGGAAAACCTGATCTACAGTCGCAAAGTCAAAAAGACGCAACTCGAGCCCCCCGTATTTATCATTGGGCACTGGCGGAGTGGGACAACATTACTCCATAACCTGATGTCCAAGGACGATCAGTTTATTTATCCGAATATGGGAGCGATGCTGTTTCCCTCACACTTTCTGTTAACTGAGCGGGTACTGAAGCACGTCGTAAAACATCTGCTGCCAAAACAGCGGCCCATGGATAATATGCCTGTGACCTGGGATCTGCCCCAGGAAGATGAAACGTCTATCATGCTGCTGCATCTGATGTCACCATACCTGGCTATCACATTCAGTGATCAACCGGAAGTCTATAACCGTTATTACGAACTGGACCAGTTGACTCCCCGGGAAACATCAATCTGGAAAAAAACGTTTCTGTATTTCATGAAGAAGCTGACATACAAAGCGGGTGCCAACAAACATATTCTGTTGAAGTCACCAACACATACTTTCCGGATTCCGTTTCTACTGGAAATGTTCCCTGATGCACGGTTTGTATATATCTATCGTGATCCCTATAAAGTTTATAATTCGACACTGCATCTGCGGAAAACCATGTTTGGTGATAATGGTTTTGCTCCACTGGATATGGAGAAACTGGAAGAGGACATGTCGAATATTTATGTGAATCACCTGAATGTTTACGAGCGCGATCGAAAAATCGTGCCTGAAGGCCAGTTGCATGAGGTCCGATTTGAAGACCTGGAAGAAGATCCGGTAGGTGAGCTCAGAAAAGTTTATGAGCATCTGAATCTCTCAGGCTTTGAAGGGCTTGAGCAGAATATGCAGCCGTATTTGAAGGATCAGAAATCCTACAAGAAAAACAAGTACGAAATGGACGCCGCCCAGGAGAAGAAAATCTACGAACGCTGGCAAAAAGCATTCGAGATGTTTGGATACGAGCGACTTCCCTCGGAGTCTCTGGTGCAGAAAGCACGTGTGGCCTCCTGA
- a CDS encoding glucose 1-dehydrogenase, which produces MRFQDRVVIVTGGSKGIGEGCSRVFCAEGGHVAILARGLHAGQDLARELNETGPGKAMFVQCDVGEHEQIRSAIDLVVEQFGRLDCIINNAGVHPPAMSLEETSIEEMEQLMRVNFLSTFAGAKYALPHLRKTKGTIINMSSMTAVLGQHHSTAYCSTKGAQVSFTKSLAIELGEAGVRVNAILPSNIDTPLMRDWAASLPDAENALKTVSDLQVFKRMGTIEEMGKLALFLATDDSSFLTGQAIEAEGGASLDY; this is translated from the coding sequence ATGAGATTTCAAGATCGTGTCGTGATTGTCACTGGCGGCAGTAAAGGTATCGGCGAAGGCTGCTCACGTGTGTTTTGTGCAGAGGGGGGCCATGTAGCAATTCTCGCACGAGGATTGCATGCCGGACAGGATCTGGCACGTGAGCTTAATGAGACAGGACCGGGTAAAGCGATGTTCGTGCAATGCGATGTGGGCGAGCATGAACAGATTCGCTCGGCGATCGATCTGGTCGTGGAACAGTTCGGCAGACTGGACTGCATCATCAATAATGCCGGCGTGCATCCCCCGGCAATGTCTCTGGAAGAAACCAGCATTGAGGAAATGGAACAGTTGATGCGAGTCAACTTCCTGAGTACGTTTGCCGGCGCGAAATATGCCCTGCCCCATCTGCGAAAAACCAAAGGGACGATTATTAACATGTCGTCCATGACAGCCGTGCTGGGGCAACATCATTCGACGGCTTACTGTTCGACAAAAGGGGCGCAGGTCAGTTTTACCAAGTCACTGGCAATCGAACTGGGGGAAGCGGGAGTGCGCGTAAATGCGATCCTGCCGAGCAATATCGATACGCCACTTATGCGTGACTGGGCAGCGTCCCTGCCTGATGCTGAGAATGCATTGAAAACGGTCTCCGACCTGCAGGTTTTCAAACGCATGGGAACGATCGAAGAGATGGGGAAACTGGCCTTATTTCTTGCGACCGATGATTCCAGTTTTCTGACAGGGCAGGCGATTGAAGCCGAAGGGGGCGCCAGCCTCGATTACTGA
- a CDS encoding 3-keto-disaccharide hydrolase: protein MTGLHKAFRILVITVFLGTAYHTYGNLVEEYKNGLIWKEPEVVQTPPHQPPSDAIVLFDGKNLDKWKNGDQWKIKDGYAITTKKDIETRQSFGDCQLHIEWATPKKVKGNGQGRGNSGVFLMGKYEVQILDSYENKTYFDGQAGSIYKQYPPLVNACRKPGEWQTYDIIFTAPRFNEYGQLVKPAYVTVIQNGVVVQNHTELQGATFYHQPPFYTAHEEKLPIRLQFHRNDTQFRNIWVRELSEIQPIGCVCPE from the coding sequence ATGACAGGTTTACATAAAGCGTTTCGGATTCTGGTAATCACTGTTTTTCTGGGAACCGCTTATCACACCTATGGAAATCTGGTCGAAGAATACAAAAATGGTTTGATCTGGAAAGAGCCTGAAGTCGTACAGACGCCTCCTCATCAGCCTCCCTCCGATGCGATCGTCCTGTTTGACGGAAAAAATCTCGACAAGTGGAAAAACGGGGATCAGTGGAAAATCAAAGACGGGTATGCGATTACTACTAAAAAAGATATCGAAACCAGGCAGTCATTCGGGGACTGCCAACTGCATATTGAATGGGCGACACCGAAGAAGGTGAAAGGGAATGGCCAGGGACGCGGCAATAGTGGCGTCTTTCTGATGGGGAAGTATGAAGTTCAGATTCTGGATTCCTACGAAAATAAAACGTACTTTGATGGCCAGGCTGGCTCTATCTATAAGCAGTACCCCCCCCTCGTGAATGCCTGTAGAAAACCTGGAGAATGGCAGACTTATGATATTATTTTTACCGCACCTCGCTTTAACGAATACGGACAGCTGGTAAAACCTGCATATGTCACTGTGATTCAAAATGGTGTTGTCGTTCAGAACCACACTGAACTGCAGGGGGCGACCTTCTATCATCAGCCGCCTTTCTATACGGCTCATGAAGAAAAACTGCCGATTCGACTCCAGTTTCATAGAAATGATACACAGTTTCGTAATATCTGGGTGCGTGAACTCTCTGAAATCCAGCCGATAGGTTGTGTCTGCCCTGAATAA
- a CDS encoding DUF1501 domain-containing protein, translating into MLNWNQFQTGLNRRTFLNNTGVGLGAAALGSLLKSENLLAAKKQAAMGGLPGLPHIAPKAKRVIFLCMAGGPTHLETFDYKPKLAEMDGKPFPESFTKGQPIAQLQGKELKCQGPLTRFRKYGRNGQEISDFLPWTAKIADDICIIRSMVTEQINHDPAHTFLNTGTAISGRPSMGSWITYGLGSETEELPGFVVLTSVGGRNPQPIASRQWGTGFLPSRYQGVQFNSTGDPVNYLKNPEGISNSQQKQLIETIQKLDRYRNERVTNPEIDTRIAAYEMAFMMQTSVPELMDLSGETRQTLEMYGAEPGSGSYANNCLLARRLAERGSRFIHLYHRGWDHHGDLVRYMNTCCGLTDKPTWALINDLKQRGMLDETLVIWGGEFGRTPMFQGKGGAGRDHHIKGFSMWMAGGGIKGGITYGETDELGYNSVENIVHVRDLHATMLHLLGINHHQFSVEFQGLDTRLTGVEEAHVIDQILT; encoded by the coding sequence ATGCTGAACTGGAACCAATTTCAAACCGGATTAAATCGTCGGACCTTCCTGAATAATACCGGGGTTGGCCTGGGTGCGGCTGCGCTGGGAAGCCTTCTGAAAAGTGAGAACCTGCTCGCAGCAAAAAAACAGGCTGCAATGGGAGGACTTCCGGGATTACCACATATCGCCCCTAAAGCTAAGCGGGTTATTTTTCTCTGTATGGCTGGCGGTCCGACTCACCTGGAGACATTCGACTACAAACCCAAACTGGCAGAAATGGATGGAAAACCGTTCCCTGAAAGCTTTACCAAAGGGCAGCCAATCGCGCAGCTGCAGGGAAAAGAACTCAAATGCCAGGGGCCTTTAACCAGATTTCGTAAGTATGGACGCAATGGCCAGGAGATCAGTGACTTCCTTCCCTGGACCGCAAAGATTGCTGACGACATTTGCATTATCCGTTCGATGGTAACCGAACAGATTAATCATGACCCTGCGCACACATTTCTCAACACGGGTACCGCAATCAGCGGTCGACCTTCAATGGGTTCCTGGATCACTTACGGTCTGGGGAGCGAAACAGAAGAACTGCCAGGCTTTGTCGTTCTCACCAGTGTCGGAGGACGAAACCCACAACCGATTGCATCGCGACAGTGGGGCACAGGGTTTCTTCCCAGTCGCTACCAGGGCGTCCAGTTCAACTCGACCGGCGATCCAGTAAACTACCTCAAGAATCCGGAAGGCATCAGCAATTCCCAACAGAAACAATTGATTGAAACTATCCAGAAACTGGATCGCTATCGAAATGAACGTGTCACCAATCCGGAAATCGACACTCGAATTGCCGCCTATGAAATGGCCTTCATGATGCAGACCTCGGTCCCCGAACTGATGGATCTTTCCGGGGAAACCAGGCAGACCCTGGAGATGTATGGTGCTGAACCCGGTTCGGGCAGTTATGCGAATAACTGCCTCTTGGCACGGCGACTGGCCGAACGGGGTTCCCGATTTATTCACCTGTATCACCGTGGCTGGGACCACCATGGAGACCTGGTTCGCTACATGAATACCTGTTGCGGATTAACTGATAAACCGACCTGGGCTTTGATCAATGATCTCAAACAACGGGGCATGCTGGACGAAACCCTCGTGATCTGGGGAGGGGAATTTGGCAGAACTCCCATGTTCCAGGGGAAAGGGGGAGCAGGTCGTGACCACCATATTAAGGGTTTTTCCATGTGGATGGCCGGGGGTGGAATAAAAGGTGGAATTACCTATGGCGAAACCGATGAACTGGGCTATAATTCAGTAGAGAATATTGTACACGTTCGTGATCTGCATGCCACGATGCTGCATTTGCTGGGAATCAACCATCATCAATTCAGTGTCGAATTCCAGGGTTTGGATACCAGACTCACGGGTGTCGAAGAAGCACACGTCATCGATCAGATACTGACGTAG
- a CDS encoding threonine ammonia-lyase, whose product MRAPTYQDIQDALPRIHSILPPTPLIEWPGLSRLTGTQLFLKHENHQPVGAFKVRGGINLVSTLSEEERQAGIMGCSTGNHGQSLAFAARKYGVKCTIVVPRNNNPDKVEAIRMLGAEIIEAGEDFNEAKQYLEEQLIDGKRRYVHSANEPKLIAGVGTQGIEIFDTLPNPDVILVPVGMGSGVCGTGIVARYMRPQTEVIGVQAENAPANQLSWKAGTAITTPTASTWAEGVATRAGAEFTQQIMQSVLDDFLLVSEEEMRIAAYHILKQTHNLAEGAGAAALAAVLKNPARFAGKKVVAVLSGGNLNLAELPDILRIGSEQASY is encoded by the coding sequence ATGCGAGCTCCGACTTATCAGGATATCCAGGATGCCCTGCCCCGTATTCACAGTATTTTGCCGCCGACTCCGCTGATTGAATGGCCCGGTTTGAGCCGACTGACCGGAACACAGCTTTTTCTGAAGCATGAGAACCACCAGCCAGTAGGCGCATTCAAAGTGCGTGGCGGCATCAATCTGGTAAGTACTCTTTCTGAAGAAGAACGGCAGGCAGGAATCATGGGGTGTTCCACAGGCAACCATGGCCAGTCACTGGCATTTGCGGCACGCAAGTATGGAGTGAAATGTACGATCGTAGTTCCCCGCAATAACAATCCGGATAAAGTCGAAGCGATTCGTATGCTGGGGGCAGAGATCATTGAGGCGGGAGAAGACTTCAATGAAGCCAAGCAGTATCTCGAAGAGCAACTGATCGATGGTAAACGGCGCTACGTTCATTCAGCCAATGAACCAAAGCTGATTGCCGGTGTAGGCACGCAGGGGATCGAAATATTCGACACGCTTCCCAACCCGGATGTGATCCTGGTCCCCGTAGGCATGGGGAGTGGCGTCTGTGGAACGGGAATTGTAGCCCGGTACATGCGGCCTCAAACGGAAGTGATTGGCGTGCAGGCTGAAAATGCTCCGGCGAATCAACTGTCCTGGAAAGCGGGAACCGCAATCACGACGCCAACCGCATCAACCTGGGCAGAAGGGGTCGCGACGCGTGCCGGCGCGGAATTCACACAGCAAATCATGCAGTCAGTATTAGATGACTTTCTGCTGGTCAGCGAAGAGGAGATGCGCATTGCCGCTTACCATATTTTAAAGCAGACTCACAATCTGGCAGAAGGAGCCGGTGCGGCGGCGCTGGCTGCGGTCTTGAAAAACCCGGCGCGATTTGCAGGCAAGAAAGTGGTTGCTGTTCTCAGCGGTGGAAATCTGAATCTGGCAGAGTTGCCTGATATCTTACGCATTGGTTCTGAACAGGCATCTTATTAG
- the xylB gene encoding xylulokinase, with the protein MAVFLGVDVGTSGTKTLAMQEDGTILSSATVEYPLYSPHPGWSEQNPEDWWQATIKSIRKVLKAGKIKPADVKGIGLSGQMHGSVFLNKKHEVIRPALLWNDQRTAAECAEIEQRAGGRKKLIGMVANPALTGFTAPKILWLRNHEPKNFDKTVQVLLPKDYIRFRLTGEFATEVSDASGTLLLNVRQRKWSRPLLNKLELDESLLPAVHESEDVSGHLTEASASLLGLPSGVAVVGGGGDQAAGAIGNGIVKRGVISATMGTSGVVFAHSDEVQIDPEGRVHTFCHAVRDKWHVMGVVLSAGGSLQWYRNQLCEQQVAAARKQKVDPYQLITAQAAEAPAGSEGLFFLPYLTGERTPHADPFARAAWIGLSLRHGRSHLSRAVIEGATYAMRDSLEIIQELNIPVKEIRLSGGGARSPFWRQVQADTYGQKVVTINAEEGPAYGVALLAAAGTGAYKDVVEACTATIRVVESTSVNSKDKKVYNQAFPVYQKLYSSLKSDFQQICGLVD; encoded by the coding sequence ATGGCCGTTTTTCTGGGAGTGGATGTCGGAACCAGCGGGACAAAAACACTGGCGATGCAGGAAGATGGAACTATTCTGTCTTCTGCTACCGTTGAATATCCCCTTTACAGTCCGCATCCTGGCTGGTCGGAACAGAACCCGGAGGACTGGTGGCAGGCAACGATCAAGAGTATCCGCAAGGTCTTAAAAGCGGGTAAAATCAAACCCGCTGATGTCAAAGGCATTGGTCTGAGCGGTCAGATGCATGGCAGTGTGTTTCTCAATAAGAAACATGAAGTCATTCGCCCCGCTCTACTCTGGAACGATCAGCGGACTGCCGCGGAATGTGCCGAGATCGAGCAACGGGCCGGCGGTCGAAAAAAACTGATCGGCATGGTAGCCAACCCCGCTTTGACCGGTTTCACGGCTCCCAAGATTCTCTGGTTGCGCAATCATGAACCAAAGAATTTTGACAAAACGGTTCAGGTGCTCTTGCCCAAAGATTACATTCGTTTTCGCCTGACGGGGGAATTCGCAACGGAAGTCAGTGATGCCTCAGGCACCTTATTACTGAATGTCAGGCAACGAAAATGGAGTCGTCCTCTTTTGAACAAGTTGGAACTAGACGAATCTTTATTGCCCGCAGTTCATGAATCAGAGGATGTCAGCGGGCATTTAACTGAGGCTTCTGCGAGTCTGCTGGGATTACCCTCCGGCGTGGCGGTCGTGGGGGGAGGCGGTGATCAGGCTGCCGGCGCTATCGGAAACGGGATTGTAAAACGAGGCGTCATCTCTGCGACGATGGGCACCAGTGGTGTGGTGTTCGCCCACAGTGATGAAGTTCAGATTGATCCCGAAGGCCGCGTGCATACTTTCTGTCATGCTGTTCGTGATAAGTGGCATGTAATGGGCGTTGTGCTGTCGGCCGGGGGAAGTCTGCAGTGGTATCGTAATCAACTCTGTGAGCAGCAGGTCGCTGCAGCCAGGAAGCAGAAAGTGGATCCATATCAACTGATTACCGCTCAGGCAGCAGAAGCGCCAGCAGGCAGCGAAGGTCTGTTCTTTTTACCTTATCTGACAGGCGAACGAACACCGCATGCTGATCCTTTTGCGCGGGCCGCATGGATTGGTTTAAGTTTGAGGCACGGACGATCTCACCTGAGTCGCGCGGTGATCGAAGGGGCAACCTATGCCATGCGAGATTCTCTGGAGATCATTCAGGAACTGAATATTCCGGTGAAAGAGATCCGCCTGTCTGGTGGAGGCGCCCGGAGTCCATTCTGGCGTCAGGTTCAGGCGGATACCTACGGACAAAAAGTCGTGACCATCAATGCCGAAGAGGGGCCTGCTTATGGAGTTGCGCTACTGGCTGCCGCGGGGACCGGTGCTTACAAGGATGTGGTCGAAGCCTGTACTGCGACCATTCGGGTCGTCGAAAGTACCAGCGTCAATTCAAAAGATAAAAAAGTCTACAATCAGGCATTTCCCGTGTATCAAAAGCTTTACTCATCATTAAAGTCTGATTTCCAGCAGATATGTGGTCTGGTGGATTAG
- a CDS encoding PSD1 and planctomycete cytochrome C domain-containing protein yields the protein MPWVILRSLICCLAVLSLCLPPEAAAGKVDFNRDIRPILSRNCFHCHGPDATHREADLRLDREQGLKATDASAIIHPGQPDQSVLFERVSSKDPDLVMPPADSGKKLKPTEVNLIRQWIAEGSPWSQHWSYVKPQPVKTPTIKDQSWPVNWIDNFILSRLEAENLKPAEEADKVTLIRRLSFDLTGLPPTPAEVKRFVDDPSPAAYEKLVDRLLASPHYGERMAIYWLDLVRFADTVGYHGDQDHHISPYRDYVIDAFNQNLSYDQFVREQLAGDLLPEPTLQQKIATGYNRVLQTSHEGGVQRKEYLAIYAADRIRNFSAVFMGATMGCCQCHDHKYDPYTIKDFYSMVSFFADIDEDQHLRRGADRIPTIREPEIFLYTDQENAQIAQIESRIRTIEISLKSTEQKQEKQQLKQELEKLKKSRGAIDRSAMKTMITVSIKPREIRILPRGNWLDETGPVVQPAIPEFLGTLKSDHARLTRLDLADWLSDRQGYGPLMARVMANRFWYLFFGRGIAPVLDDFGGQGGPPHYPELLDQLAIKFLNDQWDMKQMVKFIVMSRAYRQSSIESTEQRTADPFNHWLNRQARFRLPAEMIRDNALAVSGLLVTEIGGPSVKPYQPAGYYRHLNFPKRKYVADTDDRQWRRGLYVHWQRQFLHPMLKAFDAPSREECTAQRPRSNTPIAAMTLLNDPTFVESSRKFAEDIVRTAENQTLQKFNTHLLKQRRANQRKWSWRFC from the coding sequence ATGCCTTGGGTAATACTTCGATCACTGATATGCTGCCTCGCCGTTCTGAGTCTGTGCCTTCCACCCGAAGCGGCTGCTGGCAAAGTGGACTTCAACCGGGATATCAGACCGATTCTCTCCCGAAACTGTTTTCATTGTCACGGCCCTGATGCCACTCACCGCGAAGCAGACCTGCGGCTCGACAGGGAGCAGGGCCTGAAAGCAACAGACGCATCAGCGATAATCCATCCCGGACAACCAGATCAAAGCGTACTGTTTGAGCGAGTTTCCAGCAAGGATCCCGATCTGGTCATGCCCCCCGCAGATTCGGGGAAAAAGCTGAAACCAACTGAAGTCAATCTGATTCGACAATGGATTGCGGAAGGTTCTCCCTGGTCTCAACACTGGTCGTATGTAAAACCACAGCCAGTCAAAACTCCAACCATCAAAGATCAGAGTTGGCCCGTTAACTGGATCGATAACTTCATCCTGTCTCGACTGGAAGCAGAAAATCTGAAGCCCGCCGAGGAGGCCGATAAGGTCACGCTCATCCGTCGGCTGAGTTTCGATCTGACAGGACTGCCACCCACACCGGCAGAAGTAAAACGCTTCGTCGATGATCCCAGTCCTGCTGCCTACGAAAAACTCGTGGATCGACTGCTGGCCTCTCCGCACTATGGCGAGCGGATGGCGATTTACTGGCTGGATCTGGTTCGCTTTGCCGATACGGTCGGTTACCACGGCGATCAGGACCACCACATCTCACCTTACCGGGATTACGTGATAGACGCCTTTAATCAAAACCTGTCTTATGATCAATTCGTCCGGGAGCAACTGGCCGGTGATTTGTTACCGGAACCGACTCTGCAGCAGAAAATAGCAACCGGATACAACCGCGTGCTCCAGACTTCACATGAAGGGGGTGTCCAGCGCAAGGAATATCTGGCGATTTATGCTGCCGACCGAATCCGAAACTTTTCCGCTGTTTTCATGGGTGCCACTATGGGGTGTTGCCAGTGCCACGATCATAAGTACGATCCCTATACCATTAAAGACTTTTATTCGATGGTCTCATTTTTTGCAGATATCGATGAGGACCAGCACTTAAGACGCGGTGCCGACCGAATTCCCACCATCCGTGAACCGGAAATCTTTCTTTATACAGACCAGGAAAATGCACAGATCGCTCAAATCGAATCCAGAATCAGAACTATCGAGATTTCATTGAAATCGACAGAGCAGAAACAGGAAAAGCAGCAACTCAAACAGGAACTGGAGAAGCTGAAAAAATCGCGAGGAGCAATTGATCGCAGTGCGATGAAAACGATGATCACGGTATCAATCAAGCCCCGGGAAATTCGTATTCTCCCTCGCGGCAACTGGCTGGATGAAACAGGCCCCGTCGTACAACCTGCGATCCCCGAATTCCTGGGAACGTTGAAAAGTGATCACGCTCGACTGACTCGTCTGGATCTGGCAGACTGGCTCTCCGATAGACAAGGCTACGGACCTTTGATGGCACGCGTGATGGCGAACCGCTTCTGGTATCTCTTCTTTGGTCGTGGAATTGCTCCTGTACTGGATGATTTTGGCGGACAGGGTGGTCCCCCACATTATCCTGAACTGCTCGATCAACTGGCGATCAAATTCCTGAATGATCAGTGGGATATGAAGCAGATGGTCAAGTTCATCGTCATGAGCCGTGCGTATCGTCAATCATCCATTGAGTCAACCGAACAGAGAACTGCAGACCCTTTTAACCACTGGCTTAATCGACAGGCCCGTTTTCGCCTGCCGGCAGAAATGATTCGCGATAACGCACTCGCCGTGAGTGGATTATTAGTGACGGAGATTGGCGGTCCCAGTGTGAAGCCTTACCAGCCAGCTGGCTATTATCGGCACTTGAATTTTCCCAAACGAAAATATGTGGCAGATACTGATGACCGCCAATGGAGACGTGGACTGTATGTGCATTGGCAACGTCAATTCCTGCATCCGATGCTCAAAGCATTTGATGCCCCGAGTCGAGAAGAATGTACGGCACAACGCCCCCGCTCCAACACACCGATTGCAGCAATGACACTGCTTAACGATCCGACTTTTGTAGAATCCTCCCGGAAATTTGCTGAAGATATTGTCCGAACGGCGGAAAATCAGACTCTGCAAAAATTCAATACGCATTTATTAAAGCAACGTCGCGCCAACCAGAGAAAATGGAGCTGGAGGTTCTGCTGA
- the cydB gene encoding cytochrome d ubiquinol oxidase subunit II: METVWLILLVLMIATYIVLDGFDLGVGVLHLLIARDRSEQKQIIQSIAPVWDGNEVWLIAAGGTMMMAFPGFLSSMFSGFYLPLTMVVWLLIFRAISIELPHYLSDSLWIHFWNLMLFVASGLLIIILGAAMANIYRGVPLDATGSFFEPLWTNFRIGPPTGILDWYTILSGVTSATFLLHHGALWLVAKTDGRVQQHARQAATWLWTGSIGLTLVIFIASWYVQPLARTSFSETPWKIILPLAAVLSLLASGYLRWKNKNMPAFLSSGLFIYLVIFSGAMAIYPNILPGLNPEHHLTIYNTSPGPEKLTTTLYWWIPGILLVGVYFTILFRSLPAVISASSEDDH; this comes from the coding sequence ATGGAAACGGTCTGGTTGATCCTGCTGGTTCTGATGATCGCGACTTACATCGTCCTTGATGGTTTTGACCTGGGAGTCGGAGTCCTGCACCTGCTGATTGCCCGCGATCGTTCGGAACAGAAACAGATCATACAGTCGATCGCCCCGGTCTGGGATGGGAATGAAGTCTGGCTGATTGCCGCAGGTGGCACAATGATGATGGCATTCCCCGGATTTCTCAGTTCCATGTTCAGCGGATTTTATCTGCCATTGACCATGGTGGTCTGGCTGCTGATCTTTCGGGCGATCAGTATTGAACTGCCACACTACCTCTCAGATTCATTGTGGATCCATTTCTGGAACCTGATGCTGTTTGTTGCCAGTGGATTACTGATCATCATCCTGGGGGCCGCCATGGCGAATATTTATCGGGGTGTCCCCCTGGATGCGACAGGTTCTTTTTTTGAACCCCTGTGGACAAATTTTCGTATTGGTCCGCCAACGGGAATTCTGGACTGGTACACAATCCTGAGTGGTGTCACCTCTGCGACGTTCCTCCTGCATCACGGTGCACTCTGGCTTGTGGCCAAAACGGATGGCAGAGTCCAGCAACACGCGCGTCAGGCAGCCACGTGGCTCTGGACTGGTTCAATCGGCCTGACCCTCGTCATATTCATTGCCAGCTGGTATGTACAACCTCTTGCCCGGACAAGCTTCTCGGAGACACCCTGGAAAATCATTCTGCCACTGGCTGCAGTCCTGTCTTTGCTTGCATCTGGTTATCTTCGCTGGAAAAATAAAAACATGCCGGCCTTTTTGAGTTCGGGCCTGTTTATTTACCTCGTAATTTTCTCAGGAGCCATGGCGATTTACCCCAATATCCTGCCCGGATTAAATCCTGAACATCATCTCACAATCTATAATACTTCGCCTGGACCCGAAAAACTGACCACCACTTTGTACTGGTGGATTCCCGGTATTCTGCTGGTGGGCGTTTATTTCACGATCCTGTTCCGATCCCTGCCTGCCGTGATTTCTGCCAGTTCAGAAGACGACCATTAG